In bacterium, one genomic interval encodes:
- the aroB gene encoding 3-dehydroquinate synthase, translating to MADIQVSGKTFRYPVVIGNKIEPKLADLVRERTTGNRLFIIADANFYALHGERLLKRLKQSAKNSDLFVLPSGEQFKNQQTLDAVYKHLLSSQISRSDFILAVGGGVTTDIVGYAAATVLRGVKWGAVPTTLLGMVDAAIGGKTGINHPLGKNLIGAIWQPSFVFCDQQYLQTLPVRQMVAGYGEILKYAGLAGGPMLNRVTRLFDGKVSATDWITVIRECCAYKAKIVSQDEREQNIRAYLNLGHTFGHAIEKSLGYGKLLHGEAVIVGLLGAICLSMLADPKQAGKLKDYYRLALSSAEIVPKRKLAPTDILSAMALDKKRQNQELGFVLLKQPGKPYIASGLPHEMIRFAVEQMIADYSDYGGKYAPHIGR from the coding sequence ATGGCTGACATACAAGTCTCCGGCAAGACCTTTCGCTACCCAGTTGTGATCGGCAACAAGATTGAGCCAAAGCTCGCTGACCTGGTTCGTGAACGGACAACTGGCAATCGGCTCTTTATTATCGCCGATGCCAACTTCTACGCCCTGCATGGTGAGCGGCTGTTGAAACGGTTAAAGCAATCGGCCAAGAACAGCGACCTGTTTGTACTTCCGTCAGGAGAGCAGTTCAAGAACCAACAAACGCTCGATGCAGTCTACAAGCACTTGCTGTCATCACAGATATCGCGGTCAGATTTTATCCTGGCTGTAGGCGGAGGAGTGACAACTGACATCGTCGGGTATGCCGCGGCAACTGTGCTTCGTGGTGTCAAGTGGGGAGCTGTTCCGACTACTCTGCTCGGCATGGTTGATGCCGCCATTGGTGGCAAGACCGGAATAAATCATCCCCTGGGGAAAAATCTCATCGGCGCGATCTGGCAACCCTCTTTTGTTTTCTGCGACCAGCAGTACCTTCAGACGTTGCCGGTGAGACAGATGGTCGCCGGCTATGGTGAAATACTCAAGTATGCTGGATTGGCCGGCGGCCCAATGCTCAATCGGGTCACTCGCTTGTTTGATGGCAAAGTAAGCGCAACCGATTGGATCACTGTCATCCGCGAGTGTTGCGCATACAAGGCGAAAATCGTCTCCCAGGATGAACGCGAACAGAATATTCGTGCGTACCTGAATCTTGGACACACCTTCGGGCATGCCATCGAAAAGTCGCTTGGTTATGGCAAGCTGTTGCATGGCGAAGCAGTGATCGTTGGATTGTTGGGAGCGATCTGTCTCAGCATGTTGGCCGATCCAAAACAGGCCGGAAAACTCAAAGACTATTACCGACTCGCACTTTCTTCCGCAGAAATTGTACCGAAACGAAAGCTCGCCCCCACGGATATCCTATCCGCCATGGCGCTGGATAAGAAACGGCAGAATCAGGAACTTGGCTTCGTCCTGCTCAAACAGCCCGGTAAGCCATATATTGCGAGTGGTTTGCCGCACGAGATGATCCGGTTTGCCGTTGAGCAGATGATCGCAGATTACTCAGATTACGGAGGTAAATATGCCCCGCATATTGGTCGTTAA
- a CDS encoding histone deacetylase translates to MVGLHIETNENSHFARGGHPESAGRLTPIKNWLKEQSNSGKYQPIIISQFGLDPVYRVHSRRYVDQLSHACRNGAGHLDPDTYVSEQSFESAQRVVDSVLSAVDAAMTGELRSSFLLVRPPGHHAEHDRAMGFCLFNNVAVAAQHLIDHHKVSKVAIVDFDVHHGNGTQHIFYDRPDVYFVSTHQYPFYPGTGSVHETGSGAGKGFNLNIPLAAGAGDLQLVAAFEQQVLPALRRYQPEFILVSAGFDAHRLDPLGGLNVTGSGFNTVAKLLTKVATETANGRIVSILEGGYDPQGNLDSISNYLLGLDHT, encoded by the coding sequence ATGGTCGGACTGCACATTGAAACCAACGAAAACAGCCACTTTGCCAGAGGGGGGCATCCGGAATCTGCTGGCCGACTTACGCCGATCAAAAACTGGCTCAAAGAGCAATCAAACAGTGGCAAGTATCAACCTATCATAATCAGTCAGTTCGGCCTCGATCCCGTTTATCGTGTTCACAGCAGGAGATATGTCGATCAACTCTCTCATGCGTGTCGTAACGGCGCAGGACATCTCGATCCCGATACCTATGTCTCCGAACAAAGTTTCGAATCGGCGCAGCGAGTGGTCGACTCAGTACTCTCGGCGGTAGACGCCGCGATGACCGGTGAACTTCGATCGAGTTTTCTGTTGGTTCGACCGCCAGGACATCATGCTGAACATGATCGGGCGATGGGGTTCTGTCTTTTTAACAATGTCGCAGTTGCGGCCCAGCACCTCATCGATCATCACAAAGTCAGTAAAGTCGCCATTGTCGATTTTGATGTTCACCACGGCAATGGTACCCAGCATATCTTCTATGACCGTCCGGATGTCTATTTCGTTTCCACTCACCAGTATCCATTTTATCCGGGGACTGGTTCGGTGCATGAAACTGGCTCCGGCGCAGGGAAAGGTTTCAACCTAAATATTCCGTTGGCGGCCGGGGCAGGGGATCTACAATTGGTGGCCGCTTTTGAACAGCAGGTTCTTCCTGCCCTCAGGCGCTATCAGCCGGAGTTTATTCTCGTTTCGGCAGGGTTTGACGCTCACCGACTGGACCCTCTCGGCGGACTGAATGTAACCGGCTCCGGATTTAATACAGTGGCAAAACTTCTAACCAAGGTCGCGACTGAAACCGCCAATGGAAGAATAGTCTCGATACTCGAAGGCGGATACGACCCGCAGGGGAATCTTGACTCTATCAGCAATTACTTACTTGGATTGGACCATACATGA
- the aroF gene encoding 3-deoxy-7-phosphoheptulonate synthase, translated as MLVVMEASATQEMVAKVCEEISRLGLTPHPIPGALRTAIGVTGNKAQVDSDCILTLPGVQDIIHVTQPFKLVSREFFKEDTIVDVDGVKIGGPEFVVMAGPCSVESRDQCMIIAEGVANAGAKVFRGGAFKPRTSPYSFQGLGETGLQILAEVRERFGLKIITEAVDTDTLDLVAAYTDIIQIGARNMQNFSLLKKAGKTMKPVLLKRGMSATLEEFLMAAEYIMAEGNRKVILCERGVRTIADHTRNTLDLAAIPYVKRISHLPIVSDPSHGTGKKGKVIPLSRASIAVGADGLLVEVHHEPEHALSDGPQSITPSDFTRLMNDMRRLATVLDRTCS; from the coding sequence ATGCTTGTAGTGATGGAAGCTTCGGCGACTCAGGAAATGGTCGCCAAAGTATGTGAAGAGATCAGTCGCCTCGGCTTAACACCACACCCGATCCCTGGTGCGCTCAGGACCGCCATTGGCGTCACCGGGAACAAGGCACAGGTAGATTCTGACTGCATCCTGACCCTCCCCGGCGTACAGGATATAATTCATGTTACCCAGCCCTTCAAGCTAGTAAGCCGCGAGTTCTTCAAGGAAGACACCATTGTGGATGTCGACGGAGTCAAGATCGGCGGTCCTGAGTTTGTTGTGATGGCCGGCCCCTGCTCGGTGGAGAGCCGCGACCAGTGCATGATCATCGCCGAGGGAGTCGCCAACGCCGGCGCAAAGGTCTTCCGAGGCGGAGCTTTCAAACCGCGCACTTCTCCTTATAGTTTCCAGGGATTAGGGGAGACCGGACTACAGATTCTCGCGGAAGTTCGCGAACGTTTCGGTCTGAAGATCATTACCGAGGCGGTAGATACCGATACGCTTGATCTGGTTGCGGCCTACACGGATATCATCCAGATAGGCGCCCGCAATATGCAGAACTTCTCGTTACTCAAAAAGGCCGGCAAAACCATGAAGCCGGTATTGCTTAAGCGCGGAATGTCGGCTACGCTCGAAGAGTTTCTCATGGCGGCCGAATACATTATGGCGGAGGGGAATCGCAAAGTGATCCTCTGTGAACGCGGTGTTCGCACGATCGCTGACCATACCCGCAACACGCTTGATCTTGCCGCAATACCATACGTCAAACGGATCAGCCATCTCCCGATTGTCTCCGACCCAAGTCACGGGACCGGCAAGAAAGGGAAAGTGATCCCGCTGTCACGGGCTTCGATCGCAGTTGGCGCCGATGGCTTGCTGGTGGAGGTCCACCATGAGCCGGAACATGCGCTGTCCGATGGTCCGCAGTCGATCACTCCGTCTGACTTCACTCGCTTGATGAACGATATGCGCCGTCTTGCCACAGTCCTTGACAGGACTTGCTCATGA
- a CDS encoding fumarylacetoacetate hydrolase family protein: MKQTFVRYSPVGNDQAKFGRIDGERIVALSGAPWDSGTETGASIPLDEVRLLAPVQPSKIICIGLNYLAHVQASFSAEKPPEYPLIFLKPPSSIINPGDKIVHPPQSERVDYEAELAVVIGKTAKGVTEADAEKHIFGFTCVNDVTARDLQKKDGQWSRAKGFDTFCPVGPWIVTELNWQDVLVEGVLNGKIMQSGRTSLMIFKIPYLISYISSIMTLNPGDLISTGTPSGIAPMKSGDIIEVRVEGIGTLANSMA, from the coding sequence ATGAAACAGACATTTGTTCGGTATTCACCAGTGGGGAACGATCAGGCCAAGTTCGGTCGAATTGACGGGGAGAGGATTGTTGCGTTGTCAGGCGCTCCGTGGGACTCCGGCACCGAAACCGGCGCGAGCATTCCGCTCGATGAGGTCAGGTTGCTTGCTCCCGTACAGCCCTCCAAGATCATCTGTATCGGCCTGAACTACCTCGCTCATGTGCAGGCGTCATTCTCTGCGGAAAAGCCGCCGGAATATCCTCTGATATTCCTGAAACCGCCATCCTCTATCATCAACCCCGGCGACAAGATAGTTCATCCGCCACAATCGGAACGCGTCGACTACGAGGCCGAGCTGGCAGTAGTGATCGGCAAAACTGCCAAAGGCGTGACCGAAGCTGATGCTGAAAAACATATCTTCGGGTTCACTTGCGTGAACGATGTCACCGCGCGCGATTTGCAGAAAAAGGATGGTCAGTGGTCACGCGCCAAAGGATTCGATACTTTCTGCCCGGTTGGTCCATGGATCGTGACTGAACTCAATTGGCAGGATGTCCTGGTTGAGGGGGTCCTCAATGGGAAGATCATGCAGTCAGGGAGGACTTCTCTGATGATCTTCAAGATCCCCTATCTCATAAGTTACATTTCCTCGATCATGACTCTTAACCCCGGCGATCTGATTTCGACCGGCACTCCCTCAGGGATCGCCCCAATGAAGTCCGGCGACATTATCGAAGTCCGTGTGGAAGGAATCGGGACTCTTGCGAACAGCATGGCTTAG
- a CDS encoding MATE family efflux transporter — MNDQANSRQMKPTPSITSGPIVKTVFSLAMPVILGMVMEIALSVVNFFWVGKLGPAAQDAVTSSMVLHWVIFSTLSIVTIGVTALVSRHIGAREPDQASYYVTQAIWLAIAIAVLLTTAGLLFGPLLLEFMNTGPDTMKLALPYLRIFFFTAIFFALFDTIAATFRAAGDTKTPMVVASLTIALNILLDYLLIFGIGPFPELGVPGAALGTLISTIVAAAISVILLMRGKAGFSVPGLFRTKPDLRNIAKIGKIGLPMATQQLIFIAVYWFLIRVVHQFGEPAGAAMGIGNRMESISYLTCAGFAMAASTMVGQNLGAGNPERAAKCAWGSVGLAVAFTTAMGAIFVIFPDLIVSIFTDDSQVHTIAADYLIILGLSQMTMALEIVLEGAFSGAGDTIPPMIVMIPGAVVRVPLAYYLAFDLGWGINGVWWTLTITTTIKALILAYWFGRGRWKLRKL, encoded by the coding sequence ATGAATGACCAGGCAAATAGCAGGCAGATGAAACCAACTCCGTCAATTACTTCCGGCCCGATCGTTAAAACGGTCTTTTCGCTCGCCATGCCGGTCATTCTTGGAATGGTGATGGAGATAGCCCTCTCTGTCGTCAATTTCTTCTGGGTTGGTAAACTCGGTCCAGCCGCTCAGGATGCTGTCACCTCCTCAATGGTTCTCCATTGGGTGATCTTCTCGACCCTGTCAATTGTCACTATTGGTGTGACCGCTCTCGTTTCCCGTCACATTGGCGCTCGTGAACCTGATCAGGCAAGTTACTATGTCACCCAGGCGATCTGGCTGGCCATTGCCATTGCAGTTCTGCTGACAACTGCCGGACTCCTTTTCGGTCCACTGCTATTGGAGTTCATGAATACCGGCCCGGATACGATGAAACTGGCGCTTCCGTACCTTCGGATATTCTTCTTCACCGCCATCTTCTTCGCGCTATTTGATACGATTGCCGCTACCTTTCGAGCGGCAGGCGATACCAAAACTCCAATGGTCGTGGCCTCACTGACCATTGCGCTGAATATTCTGTTGGATTATCTCCTGATTTTTGGCATTGGACCCTTTCCGGAACTGGGCGTCCCCGGAGCGGCTCTCGGTACCTTGATCTCCACAATAGTGGCCGCGGCCATTTCAGTAATCCTACTTATGCGTGGGAAGGCGGGCTTTTCGGTACCCGGCCTCTTTCGGACCAAACCCGACCTGCGGAACATTGCAAAGATCGGGAAGATCGGACTGCCGATGGCGACTCAGCAGCTAATATTCATTGCCGTGTATTGGTTCCTGATTCGCGTCGTCCATCAGTTCGGAGAACCGGCCGGAGCCGCTATGGGAATCGGGAATCGCATGGAGTCGATCTCCTACCTGACCTGCGCGGGATTTGCCATGGCCGCTTCAACCATGGTAGGGCAGAACCTCGGGGCCGGTAATCCCGAACGTGCCGCCAAATGTGCCTGGGGCTCAGTTGGGCTGGCCGTCGCATTCACCACCGCAATGGGGGCGATCTTTGTGATCTTCCCCGACCTGATTGTCTCGATCTTCACCGATGATTCGCAGGTGCATACCATTGCCGCAGATTACCTGATCATACTTGGTTTATCGCAAATGACCATGGCATTAGAGATCGTCCTTGAAGGCGCCTTCAGCGGAGCAGGGGATACCATTCCACCGATGATCGTTATGATCCCGGGTGCGGTTGTCCGGGTACCGCTGGCCTATTACTTGGCGTTTGATCTCGGCTGGGGAATCAACGGAGTCTGGTGGACACTGACGATCACCACTACTATCAAAGCCCTGATCCTGGCGTACTGGTTCGGACGCGGACGGTGGAAACTCCGCAAGCTATAG
- a CDS encoding shikimate kinase yields the protein MSRDTEKQHIWLVGFSGSGKSTIGPALAKLLHMQFVDTDEVIERQSRTKIAHLFAKRGEVHFRTLESTLIQRIAGTSRPTVVALGGGAFQSAVNRKIIRTSGISIYLKSSVSVIYRRLAEKSDRPLLEVVARSGETLKQARIARIANLLANREHNYLRADITVSSSKGTPAEIARRIRKRIGKLNG from the coding sequence ATGAGCCGCGATACAGAAAAACAACATATCTGGCTGGTCGGATTCTCCGGCTCCGGCAAATCAACGATCGGACCAGCCCTCGCAAAACTTCTGCATATGCAATTCGTGGACACGGATGAAGTCATCGAGCGTCAATCTCGTACCAAGATCGCTCACCTCTTTGCGAAAAGGGGAGAGGTACATTTCAGAACCCTTGAATCGACGCTGATCCAACGGATCGCCGGCACCTCACGTCCAACCGTTGTCGCACTTGGTGGCGGCGCCTTTCAATCGGCTGTTAACCGAAAGATCATCAGGACGTCAGGAATATCCATTTACCTAAAGTCATCGGTCAGTGTTATCTACCGGAGACTCGCCGAAAAGTCAGATCGTCCACTTCTTGAAGTGGTTGCACGTTCAGGTGAAACTCTCAAACAGGCACGAATCGCGCGAATTGCCAATCTCTTGGCAAACCGCGAACATAACTACCTCAGGGCAGATATTACCGTTTCGAGTTCAAAAGGAACTCCGGCAGAGATCGCCAGACGTATCAGAAAAAGAATAGGGAAACTAAATGGCTGA
- the aroA gene encoding 3-phosphoshikimate 1-carboxyvinyltransferase, translating to MTKQLKPARKIGGTITVPGDKSVAHRAALFSILARGPLTVRNFPNGADVLTSLAAAKQFGVQVEEIEEGIRLTPPTDLRINPETIIDCGNSGTTARLLAGIVAGSNLSLILSGDESLSRRPMRRIIDPLTAMGAELFATDGHLPMKINGRKLLPFEYRLPVASAQVKSALLLAGLSSNCSVTVREDHITRDHTELMLDSLGEGITIRDIKAVLVPDPDDPRKKKSVMPETFKKEISLTGQAKMNGGLIDIPGDISTAAFFFGAAAISGDTVTVTNCGLNPTRTEFLDYLKAAGCQVTISDKATISGEPRGTVSVTGGSLKARKISGETTVGLIDEIPMVAVIAAFSEGTTIIRDAGELRVKESDRLAAITENLTRMGVKCGLLDDGLAIEGRQEINGADLLSYGDHRIAMAFSVAALAAVGPSTMDDTSCVGISCPGFYDLLLQIVA from the coding sequence ATGACCAAACAACTGAAACCAGCACGCAAGATCGGCGGAACAATCACTGTTCCGGGAGACAAATCGGTCGCCCACCGGGCCGCGTTGTTCTCTATCCTTGCCAGGGGCCCGCTTACTGTGCGCAATTTCCCCAATGGCGCCGATGTGCTGACCTCTCTTGCCGCGGCGAAACAGTTCGGAGTGCAAGTAGAAGAGATCGAGGAGGGGATTCGCCTGACCCCACCGACAGATTTGCGCATCAACCCGGAAACGATCATTGATTGCGGCAACTCAGGCACAACCGCCCGATTGCTGGCCGGCATAGTGGCAGGAAGTAACCTCAGTTTGATCCTTAGCGGCGATGAGTCATTATCTCGCAGACCGATGCGCAGGATCATTGATCCGCTTACCGCGATGGGGGCAGAATTGTTTGCTACCGATGGCCACTTGCCGATGAAGATCAACGGGCGCAAGTTGCTTCCGTTCGAGTATCGCCTGCCTGTGGCTTCAGCGCAGGTCAAGTCGGCTCTCTTATTGGCCGGACTTTCGTCCAACTGCAGTGTGACAGTGCGCGAGGATCATATCACGCGTGATCATACGGAACTGATGCTTGACTCACTCGGTGAGGGGATCACCATCCGCGATATCAAAGCTGTACTGGTGCCTGATCCGGATGACCCCCGCAAAAAGAAATCGGTCATGCCGGAGACTTTCAAGAAAGAGATTTCACTGACGGGGCAAGCCAAGATGAATGGCGGGCTGATCGATATCCCCGGCGACATCTCTACTGCCGCATTCTTTTTTGGTGCCGCAGCGATAAGCGGAGACACGGTCACCGTCACCAATTGCGGCCTGAATCCAACCCGCACGGAGTTTCTCGACTACCTGAAGGCGGCTGGATGCCAGGTCACTATCAGTGATAAAGCAACGATCTCTGGCGAACCACGGGGAACTGTCTCTGTGACGGGCGGAAGTCTGAAAGCACGCAAGATCTCCGGCGAAACGACTGTCGGATTGATCGACGAGATCCCTATGGTCGCCGTCATTGCCGCATTCTCCGAAGGGACAACCATCATCAGGGATGCCGGTGAACTTCGGGTTAAAGAGTCTGACCGTCTTGCTGCCATTACCGAGAATTTGACTCGGATGGGTGTGAAGTGCGGTCTGCTCGACGATGGTCTGGCGATCGAGGGAAGACAAGAGATCAATGGGGCTGATCTTCTCAGTTACGGCGACCATCGGATCGCCATGGCCTTTTCGGTTGCCGCGTTGGCCGCAGTCGGACCATCTACTATGGATGATACCAGTTGCGTGGGTATCTCGTGTCCCGGCTTTTATGACCTGTTGCTCCAGATAGTAGCATGA
- the aroQ gene encoding type II 3-dehydroquinate dehydratase, whose translation MPRILVVNGPNLNLLGTREPELYGTDTLETLNRRLNDLAKEIGLELAFYQSNHEGEIIDFIQKEAASAAGLIINPGALTHYSIGIRDAIAGVKIEAIEVHLSNIAAREEFRTRSLIAPVCRGQIAGFGFYGYAMALSYFSDAVTRKN comes from the coding sequence ATGCCCCGCATATTGGTCGTTAATGGTCCCAACCTGAACCTTCTCGGAACTCGCGAACCGGAACTCTACGGTACCGACACTCTGGAGACACTCAATCGCCGCCTTAATGATCTGGCGAAGGAGATCGGCCTGGAACTGGCCTTCTACCAGTCAAATCACGAGGGGGAGATCATTGACTTCATCCAGAAGGAGGCCGCTTCGGCCGCCGGACTGATCATCAATCCGGGTGCTCTAACGCACTATAGCATCGGTATTCGCGACGCGATCGCCGGGGTGAAGATCGAGGCGATCGAGGTACACCTGTCCAATATCGCCGCGCGCGAGGAGTTTCGGACCCGCTCGTTGATCGCCCCGGTCTGCCGTGGCCAGATCGCTGGATTCGGTTTTTATGGCTACGCCATGGCGCTGTCGTACTTCTCTGATGCTGTTACCAGGAAGAACTAA
- a CDS encoding shikimate dehydrogenase yields the protein MSERFHFGLLGHKIAYSQSPDIFAAIAKHTGHKITFDLFDIAPLDLAFFMQRVHSHELSGMAVTIPHKEAILPFLTECDQTAADLGAVNSIRIGPENLSGFNTDWQGVAQSLTGYDKQINNGRVLILGTGGIARAVVYAVCQSYKPREVSVVGRSHEHLANLQQTCSRFDLTCHAIEREAFDAGKDKFHLVVNCTPLGGWHYPNVTPLPDGLEWRQIGVYFDVNYNSDNMYVDAARKSKIPALDGRLLLVAQAVKSFELWTGETVELEKVYRTVYKAKPIAKR from the coding sequence ATGAGCGAACGATTCCATTTTGGACTGTTAGGACACAAGATTGCTTATTCGCAATCGCCTGATATCTTTGCGGCGATCGCCAAACATACCGGACATAAGATCACCTTTGATCTATTCGATATCGCCCCGCTGGACCTTGCTTTCTTCATGCAACGTGTTCATTCGCACGAGCTGTCCGGTATGGCGGTGACAATCCCCCACAAAGAAGCCATTCTGCCTTTCCTTACCGAATGCGATCAAACTGCCGCCGATCTTGGCGCGGTCAACTCCATTCGCATTGGCCCTGAGAACCTCTCTGGATTCAATACAGATTGGCAGGGGGTGGCACAGAGTCTGACCGGATACGACAAGCAGATCAACAACGGCCGCGTGCTGATCCTTGGTACAGGCGGCATTGCCCGCGCGGTCGTTTATGCGGTCTGTCAGTCATACAAGCCAAGAGAGGTCAGCGTGGTGGGCCGATCACATGAACATCTCGCCAACTTGCAACAAACGTGCTCTCGCTTTGACCTTACCTGTCACGCGATTGAGCGCGAAGCCTTCGATGCAGGCAAGGACAAGTTCCACCTGGTGGTCAACTGCACACCACTTGGTGGGTGGCACTACCCGAATGTCACCCCATTGCCCGATGGCCTGGAATGGCGGCAGATCGGCGTTTATTTCGACGTAAACTACAATTCTGACAACATGTATGTTGATGCTGCACGCAAGAGCAAGATCCCCGCGCTGGATGGCCGCTTGCTTCTGGTCGCCCAGGCAGTGAAATCGTTCGAACTCTGGACCGGCGAGACCGTCGAGCTGGAGAAAGTCTATCGCACCGTCTACAAAGCCAAGCCGATCGCCAAGCGATGA
- the argS gene encoding arginine--tRNA ligase produces the protein MILDKFKEQFAITVATAFQQCYPEIYRTVGDNGPFHSPDVLKGIERPKDPKMGSLAFPIFKFLPILKSKPNEVTASVAARANIILSASASPELAVTPASGYLNASIELTAVARETIGQAVTMQDKFGQSTVGNGKLNLVEYSSPNIAKPFGVGHLRTTIIGNSLRRIYKKLGYEVIGINYPGDWGTQFGKMIVAFRRWGSESTFQGEAVKNLLDLYVKFHAEAETDKSLDDEARVAFKKLEDGDPEATKLWERMKEVSFEEWSRVYGILGVEFDLVYGESFLNDKMEAVIERLQKDGLTSTSRGALVVDLNDPQLPPALLKKQDGATLYITRDLAGLIWRWEKYHFNESLYVVGVSQSDHFKQALKVIDMMEQAENLPAESRMTGRVKHVDFGWVKFGEKTMSTRQGNIIFLEDVINQAIDLAKQKIREKNPNLANFDDVAQMIGVGAVIFSQLSVRRQKDVNFDWDEVLSFEGETGPYLQYTHARLCSLERMYGKPITAQIDHSLLNHDEERLVIETIAEFEEAIQEAARLYDPNCISTYLLRLASAFNKFYQRKDDSGRIDKIISDDPDRSAARMALVQSVRIVMNEGLNLLGLRAPYEM, from the coding sequence ATGATACTGGACAAGTTCAAAGAACAATTCGCCATAACCGTGGCAACGGCATTTCAGCAATGCTACCCGGAGATCTATCGGACTGTCGGGGACAATGGGCCATTCCATTCTCCGGACGTTCTGAAAGGAATTGAACGCCCGAAAGACCCTAAAATGGGGAGCCTGGCGTTCCCGATCTTCAAATTCCTCCCCATTCTGAAGTCAAAACCAAACGAAGTGACCGCTTCGGTTGCGGCTCGAGCCAATATAATACTGTCCGCATCAGCCTCGCCGGAACTCGCCGTAACCCCTGCCTCGGGCTATTTGAATGCATCGATTGAATTGACTGCAGTAGCGCGCGAGACAATCGGACAAGCCGTGACCATGCAGGATAAGTTTGGTCAATCCACTGTGGGGAATGGCAAACTAAATCTGGTCGAGTATTCATCCCCTAATATCGCCAAACCGTTCGGAGTGGGGCATCTCCGGACAACGATAATCGGCAACTCGCTACGGCGGATCTACAAGAAGCTTGGATATGAAGTCATCGGTATCAACTACCCCGGTGATTGGGGAACGCAGTTCGGAAAGATGATCGTCGCATTCAGGCGTTGGGGCTCAGAATCGACGTTCCAGGGAGAAGCAGTCAAAAATCTGCTCGACCTCTATGTGAAATTCCATGCTGAGGCCGAGACAGATAAGTCGCTCGATGACGAGGCCAGAGTCGCCTTCAAAAAACTTGAGGATGGTGACCCCGAGGCGACAAAACTCTGGGAGCGGATGAAAGAGGTCTCCTTCGAAGAGTGGAGCCGCGTTTATGGAATCCTTGGCGTCGAGTTCGATCTTGTCTATGGAGAGTCCTTCCTGAACGACAAGATGGAGGCCGTGATCGAGCGGCTGCAGAAAGACGGACTGACTTCAACATCGCGCGGCGCATTGGTGGTTGACCTGAATGACCCGCAACTCCCGCCTGCGCTACTGAAGAAGCAGGATGGCGCCACCCTTTATATCACGCGTGACCTGGCAGGGCTTATCTGGCGTTGGGAGAAATACCACTTCAACGAATCACTCTATGTTGTTGGGGTCAGCCAGTCCGACCATTTTAAGCAAGCATTGAAAGTCATCGACATGATGGAGCAGGCGGAGAATCTTCCAGCCGAGTCCCGCATGACCGGTCGCGTCAAACATGTCGACTTCGGCTGGGTGAAGTTTGGCGAAAAGACGATGTCTACCCGACAGGGGAATATCATCTTCCTCGAGGATGTCATCAACCAGGCGATCGATCTGGCCAAACAAAAGATCCGCGAAAAGAATCCGAATCTGGCGAATTTCGACGATGTCGCCCAGATGATTGGTGTCGGAGCGGTGATCTTTTCACAGCTTTCCGTGCGCCGTCAGAAAGATGTCAATTTTGACTGGGACGAGGTCCTCAGTTTTGAGGGAGAAACCGGTCCGTATCTTCAGTATACGCATGCCCGGCTCTGCTCGCTTGAGCGGATGTACGGAAAGCCGATTACTGCCCAAATCGACCATAGTTTGTTGAACCATGACGAAGAACGGCTTGTTATTGAAACCATAGCGGAATTTGAAGAGGCGATTCAGGAGGCCGCGAGGCTCTATGACCCTAACTGCATCTCAACCTATCTGTTGAGACTGGCCAGCGCTTTCAACAAGTTCTACCAGAGAAAAGATGATTCCGGGCGAATCGACAAGATCATTTCAGATGACCCCGACCGCAGTGCGGCCCGCATGGCACTTGTACAGTCGGTCAGGATCGTCATGAACGAAGGTTTGAATCTGCTTGGATTGCGAGCGCCCTATGAAATGTAA